In Trifolium pratense cultivar HEN17-A07 linkage group LG7, ARS_RC_1.1, whole genome shotgun sequence, a genomic segment contains:
- the LOC123897802 gene encoding zinc finger Ran-binding domain-containing protein 2-like isoform X2 → MSWSGGDWMCNACQHINFKKRDACQNCGYPKIGGPDPDTYRYNWTETLAGDWYCSGMNCGAHNYASRTSCYRCGALKNGYSCGFGGNMEASGGYGSDCNYPPGWKTGDWICTRYGCGVHNYASRTECFKCKTPKSFGGSD, encoded by the exons ATGAGCTGGTCAGGAGGAGATTGGATGTGTAATGCTTGCCAGCACATAAATTTCAAGAAGAGGGACGCATGCCAAAATTGTGGCTATCCTAAGATTGGAGGCCCTGATCCAGATACTTATAGATATAACTGGACTGAAACATTGGCAGGGGACTGGTATTGCAGTGGTATGAACTGTGGAGCTCACAACTATGCTAGCAGAACAAGCTGTTATAGATGTGGTGCATTGAAAAATGGTTACTCATGTGGATTTGGAGGGAACATGGAGGCTTCTGGAGGATATGGATCTGATTGCAATTACCCTCCGGGATGGAAAACTGGTGACTGGATTTGCACTAG ATATGGCTGTGGAGTGCACAATTATGCTAGCAGAACTGAATGCTTCAAGTGCAAAACACCCAAAAGTTTTG GTGGTTCAGATTGA
- the LOC123897802 gene encoding zinc finger Ran-binding domain-containing protein 2-like isoform X1 has protein sequence MSWSGGDWMCNACQHINFKKRDACQNCGYPKIGGPDPDTYRYNWTETLAGDWYCSGMNCGAHNYASRTSCYRCGALKNGYSCGFGGNMEASGGYGSDCNYPPGWKTGDWICTRYGCGVHNYASRTECFKCKTPKSFGMKSLTFITFLILIQKTLIL, from the exons ATGAGCTGGTCAGGAGGAGATTGGATGTGTAATGCTTGCCAGCACATAAATTTCAAGAAGAGGGACGCATGCCAAAATTGTGGCTATCCTAAGATTGGAGGCCCTGATCCAGATACTTATAGATATAACTGGACTGAAACATTGGCAGGGGACTGGTATTGCAGTGGTATGAACTGTGGAGCTCACAACTATGCTAGCAGAACAAGCTGTTATAGATGTGGTGCATTGAAAAATGGTTACTCATGTGGATTTGGAGGGAACATGGAGGCTTCTGGAGGATATGGATCTGATTGCAATTACCCTCCGGGATGGAAAACTGGTGACTGGATTTGCACTAG ATATGGCTGTGGAGTGCACAATTATGCTAGCAGAACTGAATGCTTCAAGTGCAAAACACCCAAAAGTTTTGGTATGAAAAGTTTAACCTTCATTACTTTTCTCATACTTATACAAAAAACATTGATACTTTAA